DNA sequence from the Pedobacter sp. W3I1 genome:
ATGTCTTTGTGTCGTAGCCGCTTGCCAAACCTCATCGTACCAGCTTTTATAATCCAGCGTTTTGATATAATCTAAATCTTCTGGAGCAAAGTATTCCGATGCAGCAGCACCTTGAGAGCGGAACGTATCATTTAATAATAATGCATGCTCATATCCGGATAACATCTTTGGCACCTTAATCGCGTCAGAAATGCCCACATAACCATTATATGTGATGCTTGGTTTACCTATCTTACCTTTTTTTGTAGTAACCAGAATAACACCTTTAGCGCCAGCAGCACCATAAATTGCAGCAGAAGCATCTTTTAAAAATGTTAAATTTTCAATCATTGAGGCATCGATATTATCGAAGGCTTCTCTTGTTACCGTAATATTATCTACAACATAAAGTGGTTCATCTGTTGTACCAGCGGCAGCAGTGGTCGTAGTAGAATTTCTAATATTTAAGGTAATTGGCGAACCTGGTCGGCCTGATGATTGGCTCACTCCAACACCAGCGATTCTATTCCTCAATGCGCCTGCTAAGTTAGGTGCAGGAATATCTTGAATTTCAGCACCACTAATAGTTGCTACAGCCCCTAGAATTTCTGATTTTTTCTTGGTTCCATAACCAATAACCACCACATCATCTAATGCTGTATTGTCTTCAACAAAATTTACGGTGATATTTGTTTTCCCAGCCAATGGAATGGTTTGCCGAACGTAGCCCACATAAGAAAATACGAGTACATCTGTTGCAGGATCGGCTACCAGGGCAAACTCTCCGTTATTGTTAGTGTTTACATTATTGGTTTTGCCGCGTATCCCAACAGTTACGCCAGGAACGGGCTGCCCGTCTTTTTTGTCGACCACCTTACCTGTGATTTGCTTTTGTTGAGCAAAAACAGCGGTACATGTGATTAGCATGAGCACTAAAACCCATGAGGTTTTTCGTAAAAATTTTGAGTTCATATTTGTTATTTGGTTAGTTTTCTACTAAATACAGCTAATCTGATATAATCAGGCCTTGTGTCTGATCAATTCATTTAGCATACATAAGCTGTAATCGCAATTGCTTTATACAGTTTATTCAATAGTGTTTCCGGTTAAGGATGGTTTGTTTGTTTTGCTTTTTACAGCTTGCTAGTTAGGCAAAAGAATTAGACAGCGTTATTTTAAAAAATCTATCTCACATTAATTGTCTGTGTGGTGGCTCATATTTCTTTTTTAGAGTAAAAATTATTGGTTAGAAAGTATATTTTAACTTTACATTAATGAAGTAAAAATCTATTTTTAAAAAAATAGCACCGATTATTATACAATCTTATCGATTTAAAATAACCCGCTCGCTATAAGCTATTTAGTAATTTAATTCATATTACAATATAAACATAAATTCATATATAAATGAAATATTCTTGAATAAAAAATATAAAAAAATAATGGAGCGTTTAAATGCGCTCCATTAGCCGTGCTAGTTTGTTTGTGCTTTTGCTTTTCTCCGCTTCTCCCACTCTATTCCTTCTTTCTTTAAATCGTATCCGGCTGCCGAGAGGTAATTGTTGATGCGGCCTTTATACTTCCCAAACCAGGCATGTTTTTTATCTGATGATTCTGCATCCATTGCGTGCTCGCGCGCTTCTGTCAACCAAACCAAAATTTGTTTTTTCTGATTGTCTGTTAAGGTTAAAATTTCTTCCTGATAAGCTTTGTATGTAATCGGTAATACATTGTAAGTCATACCATTTTTGACAAGTTCAATCTGCTCATTAGTTAGTTGAGACGAGAGTTTACCGATGTATTTTTTATGGAGTTTTGCCAATGATGCTTCTACAATGCGGGCATCTTTAGCGAGAGCCGAATCGCGTTCCACTTTATTGTCTTTGTTTTTTTCTTTAATTGCTTTAACACGAATGTCGCGTGCAGCATAAATATCATTTAAATTACTATACTGATCCCTGATGATCATTGTTACCTTTTCTGTTTTCTTCGCATCAGTAATGCCCAGATTGGCTGCAATTTTGGCTGAGCGTTCAGTAATCATTTTAGTATAAGCTTCTTTATCGGCAACTGCATTGTTCTGGGCAAAAATTGCAGTAGCACTTAAGAAGGTTAACAGCAAAGCTAAAATTGATGATTTCATGTTTTGATTATTTAAATTGAATTTCTTTTTTAGTAAGGTTTACATCTCCGCAGAAATGCACTTTTAAGCCAAGTTCATCTAAGGCAGCGGCTTTAATCCGGCAAGCCTCGTGTGCCCCGGCTTCATAATTGGTGTAAACCACCTGAATATGGTTGGCTTTATGTCTGGCCATTAGCTGATCGCGACTTACACCTTTTAAAATGGCATGCATAATCGGCCATTCAGGAGTTGTGCCATCCCAACGTCTTTTGGTTTCTTCCTCAGGCAAAGCTACTACTTCCCCAACACCCAAATCGCAATGTATTTCATTATCCATTATATATATGCGGCTCCATACAATAAAGCCTGGTTTACTAATGCCTTTTAACGAACCTCCGCCTAAACGGAAATACATAGCAGGTTGCCTGTCGCTGCTTGCCCCCGCATAACCATCTATAAAGTGTGCGGGTGGTGCAGCGCCTGAGATCAAAAACAGCCAAACAAAACCATCTACCCCATCATTTTTATAATATTCACCCCAACGGATATCGTGTAGGGTATTTTCTCCGGTCATTCCTAATTCTTTCCAAAGATTGTACGTGACCAGGGCATCTAAACCTGCACATTCATCTACCTCGTTAAAATGCGGTAAAGCACGTTTGGGGTAAAGTTCTTTACCATCTTCAGAAAATACAGGCGGGCGGTCTTCATTATTTAATAAACCCTCTACTAAATCGCTGGCAACAGTTAAATCTTTTAAACCTTGTTGGTACTGTATCCCAATCGTATCACAGCTAAATTCATCTGCAATCCTTAAGGCTGCAATATACATTTTGCATTGTTCAAGGGTTTGTCTTTTGGTTAACTGGGTTTCTTCTTCAGTGCCCCAGTTAAAGGTCATGCCTTTTTGTAAAAGCCAGTCTAAAACAGCCTCTGCTTCAGCATCTGTTACCTTCATCATAGCAGCATATAATGCCGATTGACTTAAACGTTCTTTAAAAAAACCGGTCTTATGTAATAGTTCATCGGGTATGATAGCATTGTACATACCCATGCAGCCCTCATCAAACACCCCCATAATTACTTTGCGCTCTTTTAAATTTCTGGCAAAGGTTCTTCCCGTCTTGTCATCGCCCATCGGGATTTTACTGAGTGCAAAACTCTTTACGTGGCTTTGATCGTAGCTGATTTTACCTGTTGATAGCCATTGATGTAGCCCTTCTGTAAAAAAGTCATCGGTAAAATCTTCACTCCATAAAGTGCTGTAAGGAATAGCAGCTTTGGTTAAACAACCATTTAGATTTAACATACCTACCAAACCAGGCCATTGGCCGCTCCAATTGGCTACGGTTAATATTGGTCCGCGATGCGTGATAAGTCCTGCCAATACGTGATGAGAGTACTGCCAAACACTTTCTGCTACAATTAAAGGCTGGTCAGGATCAATATTTCTAAAGATATCCATGCCCATTCTTTGCGAATCGATAAAGCCATGTTTTTTTGTTGAATTATAAGGATGGGCACGTTTAACTTTCCAGCCAAATTGCGCTATAGCTGCCGTTAATTTTCGCTCCATTTCAAGTTGAGCTGCCCAGCAGTTTTGATTTGCCGAAAGTCGTAAATCTCCGCTGGAAACCAATAGAATTTCGTTCTGTTTGCCTTGTCTCATAATTTATTAATAAACAAATAATTTATATAAAAATTATTTGCCAGCTTATATTTGGGTTATGCCTTTACGGCCAGATACAAAACTCAGCAATGAAAAACACTATTTTCTAATGGTTTTTATCAAATTAATATAGGATGTTATCATTAAACTCGTTAACTTTAGACCGCTGTTGAATAATTTATAGAATAGTTAACAGAGCCCTAACCAAATATTTATTTTAACATGAAACCTCATTTTCATAAAGTTCCAATTACCTTACAAAGTTCTTTTAGTATCCGTCATGATATCAAACCTGATTTCGGGAATATCTGGCATTACCATCCAGAGCTGGAATTGCATTATGTAATCAAGGGCGAAGGCGTTCGTTTTATCGGTGATAACATCAGTAATTTTGTACCAGATGAGATGGTACTTTTAGGGGAAAACTTACCACATACCTGGCGCTGTAAAGATGAATATTTTCAAAACAACCCTGATCTTACCACCGAGGCTATGGTGATTCACTTCTTGCCCGATTGCCTGGGGAAATACATGCTTACTTTGCCCGAAGCTTATCTGATTCCTAAATTATTTGAAAAGGCAAAAAGCGGGATGGTGATTAAGGGAAAAGCCAAAGATAAACTGGTTGATTTAATGCGGGCTGCTGTTGATGCTACAAATCTGGATAGGATCATCATTTTGTTATCTATTTTAAAAACATTGGCAGAAACAGAAGAATATTCAACTATTGTAACCAGTAAAAATACATTCTATCAAAGTAATGAATCTGAAACGCTCCGCATTAATAAAATCTGCAATTATACTTTGAGTAATTATAAAAAGGATATTACACTGGAAGAAGTAGCGTCGTTGAGTAATTTAAGCGTGACTTCTTTTTGCAGGTATTTTAAACTGATGACGAAAAAAACCTTTTATGATTTTCTCATCGAAATTAGGGTGAGCCATGCCTGCCGTTTCCTGATCGAGAACAAACTGCCTACCGAAATGATCTGTTTCGATTGTGGTTTTAACAATGTATCCAATTTCTACAGGCACTTTAAAAAGGTTACAGGGATGACGCCTTTGGACTATAAAAGGAAATATTTGAATTAAGTTCTTTTCCATAGCTCGCAGGTTTTAAAGGGCGGTCGTCATTCCAGCGCAGGCGGGAATCTTAAAGCTTATTGCATTACGATTACCAATGACAGATTCTAAAATTGCGTCATCTCGACCGAAGCAAATGCGGAGTGGAGAGATCTTTAGACTATGTTAAAAGATCTCTCCACTGCGGTCGAGATGACGATTTATCTTTCCTGTTATCCAACTCCTTTGTTTTTTGCTAAAAAACTGACCTCTGGGAATGAAGAACCGACAAAAATTACGAGCTAAATAGATCCTGAAACAAGTTCAGGATGACGAAATGAACATAATTTATCGTCATCTCGACTGTAGCGCAGTCCCGAACTTTCGGGAGAGAGATCTATTTACAAAGATTTCTCCACTTCGGTCGAAATGACGAATATACCACTATATAAAAACCTTAATATTTAAATTATTGCGCAGTAAGGTATAATCATCAAACAATGTTTCTACCTCTTTTATTATACTTGGCGTAAACGAGCCTACATTTCTGCGTGTAAAAGTTGAAATATTAAGACCTCGTTTTTGAAGAAAATATTTCGATACCACTGGATAAACGTTATGCATGACGTCCATATTATCGATTAAAAACTGTTGCACCACTTGTACTTCATTTTTAAAAGCTTCATCATTGTAATGGTCGCAAAGCCAAACAATGAGTTCAGGAAAATAATTGCCCTGAATGCACGATAAGCCTGAAGCTCCAGCTTTTAATGATTCTACCGCATGTACAATATAGGCATCATAAAGTCCAAAAGTTCTGCCTGATGTCAGTTTCAGTTTTTCTTTAATCTGTGCAAGGTTTAAGCAGGTATCTTTGTGGTAAATTACTCTGCCAGTAGAAACGAAATCGGCCAGTTGTTGCGGTTTTAATACCCTTTTATAAGGTACCGGACATTCATAAAACCCCAGTGGAATTTGATCTGTTTGATCCAAAAGATCGAATACTCTTTCGTTAAAAATATCGTCAGTTTCATTTTCTTCAGCAAGTAAACTGGTAATGGCAATCACGGCCTCTACCCCAGCATCGCTCACTTCTTTCACAAAATCTGCTTGTTTACTGATTTCCCCTCCAAACGTTCCGGTAGCTACTACAGGTACTGCCCCGTTTACTACTTTTATCACATGTTTTATGGCCTGTATCCTTTCTTTATCGCTTAATTCGAACATTTCGCTTGATAAGCAATTCGCGAATAAACCCGATGAGCCAGCCTGCAAATAAATCTCGGTAAGCTGTGTAAGTGCCGGATAATCTATATTTCCGTTGCTTAAAAAAGGCGTAAGCATCACCGGGATGAACCCTTTTTGTGAGTTTTCCATTATAATTTTGATATGGTAAATTGTTCTTTATAATGCCTGGATAAAATCAGAGTGATTTTAATTGGCTGTTTTAGTCTTTTTGTTTTTAATTTTCGTTAGAAAAAGCCCTGCTAAAAAAATGGTTAAAGTGCCAATCACTATGATCATATTTTTATGCAATGGATTTCTAAAAACTTCATATTCCGGAGGAAGAAGTGAAGAAAATGTCATCCATATAATTACGGCAATACCGATTATTGTTGCAGTGATGGCTTCATGATTTTTAGTTTGCCTGCTGATGATCCCTAACAGGAACAGCCCCAACATTCCTGCTGCAAAAATCCCCGATAATTCCCACCATACATCTAAAATACTTTTTACACCAATCATGGCAATGCCAGCAATCATACCCAATAAACCAAAGCCAACGGTGGCTAAATGTAACAGCGATAAATTCTGCTTCTCGGTTACATCAGGTTTAAAATACCGCTTATAAATATCAACCGAAAACACCGTTGCTGAGGCATTCATCCCTGAACTAATGGTACTCATGGCGGCCGATAAAATGGCCGACACAATCAAACCAACCAAACCGATTGGAATTTTAGTGACCATAAAATGTGGCATAATTTTATCACCATAATCTGCTGGTTGTAATGCACTTTGCACTTTTAATACTTCTGCCGCCGAAGCATGTAAGGGCAAACGCTCAATGGCTACCTGATGTTTAATCGATTGCACCAGATCAGGATTAATTTCGTAATAGGCATACAAGCAAGATCCTATAATAAAAAAGAGCAGTGATGCCGGGATATACAACCATACACACAACCAGATTGATTTTGAAGCTGCTTTACTTGATGACGCCGTATGGTAACGCTGAATGTAATTTTGATCCATCCCAAAGTTGTTCAGGTTGATGAAAAATCCATAGAGCAGTACCACCCAAAACGACGACCCGATGAAATCAAATTTAAAGCTGCCCAAACTAAATTTATTGGCTGATTGTCCGATCTCTACAATCTTCGAAACACCTCCCGGCATATTCGAAATAATTAAATAGAGAATAAGCAAAGCGCCAAAAGTTTTCACTACAGCTTGTACCACTTCCGTCCATATTACCGCTTCAATTCCTCCTAAAACGGTATAAACAATGATACAAATGCCCATTACGATCATAATCACCTGCATAGAATAGCCTGTAAGTGCTTGTAAACTCAAGGCAATTCCAAAAAATATCGATCCCATCCTTGCCAGTTGCGTTAACAGGAAGCATACCACTGCATAGACCCTTGCCCATGCACCAAAACGTTTTTCTAAATGTGTATAGGCCGATATTTCGCCAGTATTCCGGTAAAAAGGGACAAAGTATTTTGAAGCGATCCAGGCCGCTAACGGCATCGAAATGCTAAATACAAATGCATTCCAATTGCTCCCGAAAGCCTTACCAGGTACACCTAAAAAGGTATTACTGCTTAAAAATGTCGCATAAATAGATAAACCTATCGCCCATCCGGGAATCAGGCCCGAAGCTTTTGTAAATTGCTCGGAGTTTTTATTTTTCCTGGAAAAATAAACCCCAACTAATATCATTCCAACAAGATAAATGAAGATTATTGCAAGATCGACGACAGGAAGTCCTTTCATTATTTGTTGGCTCGTTTATTAATTTGGTTAAAACAAATATGCATGTCTAAATATCTATATTAATATAAGATTTTGGCCACATCTTGTACCATCTTATCTTATTGAACATCTAAAGCATCAACCGCTAGTCCTTTAGCTTCCGTTGCAATTAATCTGAGTTGATAAGTTCCGGCATTAATCATGCTTCCTGTATTGGTACTCAAATAGTTCCATTTGCCCGTTTTGGTTGGTACAAATTCAACACTTTCTGTTTTCATCAGGGTGCCATCAGCTGATGAGAACTCTAACCTTCCTTTTAAAATATACCCTGATGGGTTATGATATTTAATGGTTAAAGAATAGGTATCTGCCACCCCAACCGAAATCTGCCAGGTTAAGCTTCCCTGATTTGCAGCATTGAAAACTACACGTTCCTTATCCATCAATACAGATTTTACGACATCTTTGCCTGCTAAAATACCATCGGTAGCTTTATAGGTAGTAGTCGTTTTCAAATCGTATGCCGGCTGTAAATGAGTAACAGGCAGTACAAAAACAGTGGCTGCTCTGCTATCGAAAATAATCCTTTCGTTAGGAACGAGTCTTTTTCTGTAGAGATTAAAGCTTTCGTCGCTACTGTTTCGTACTGAGGTTTTCGTATCTTCGAATCCCTGAGGCACGCTGCTATTGTTTTTCAGGGCGATAAAAGTGTCTACTGTATCGGTAGCGGTGAATTCAATGCGATCCTGCCCCCTTGAGGCTTTTAACCACTCTGCACCATATAAATTGGAAGGCAGATCCGTAAAGGTCGAATTTTCATTTCTAAACTGTTCTTCTCCAATATCCAGCCAACTGTTTAGCTCTGCATTTTTAATTTTAGACAAGAGTGAACTGCCTGGCGCTGCAGGCTGGATGCCCGGCTTTAAACCAGCAATTGCAATGGCCGAAATAACGGCCTGACCAGCTTTTACTTCCGGGAAATGGATATCCAAAAAGCCACCTTTAACAGTCGTTTTGATTGTTTTCTTTAGCAAAGCATTACTTCCAGCTTCTTTCCATATGTCTAAATCTTTAATTACCGTTTTACCGTTAAAGGCCACATTAAATAAGCGCATGGCTTTGGCATCAAAACCTCCGCCAATACCCAGCCAGGGTTCGATAAAATAAAGTTCCACCTGATATTCTCCGTCAGGCAGCGGGAAATGATATTTTAACTGATCTCTGCCATATCTGAAAGTCTGAAAAAGCTTCCAGTCTTTGGTGCCTTCAATGGGTTGAAAGGTACGGCGCTGACTGGCAAAAAAAGCAGGGATACCCGTAAAATCTGCCGTCCAGGAGGTTGAACCAAAATTATGCTTCGAAGTTAACTTCCTGTCAGCAGACCATTTACTGCCGTTGGCATCTGTATAATCGTCACCTCCACAGTTTACACGGTATATATAATTATAACCTTGAGCGGGAGCCGTTAATTGTTTATCTTGAATTAAAGCATTAAAATTTGGGCTTTCAGGCAGGTTTTGCAATACCATTTGATCTTTAGCCACAGCTTTTCCGTTCACATAACCCACGGCATACAATACATTATATTGGATCTCAGGCTTGTTCCACTGAAAATGTGTACCTATTACACCACGTTTTCTCCTGCCTAAAGATTGGCCGTTTATATCGTTAAAAAGTTCTACTTCATCGCAATTAGAATACACCACAACACTGTCTTTGATTCCGGGTTTTGTCCAACGGTTTGGCCAGGTATGGGAAACGATATACACCATAGGTTCAGTTTGTTTCGGTGCATAATTTGCCCTGAACATATACAAAACATCAGTAGGTTCCTCCCAAGGCGTAAACATGCCCTTATAATTTACCGGACCAACCCGATCCAGATCTCTTAACCCTTCTCCCCCTTGTACCCTGCCCGGATTATCGTGCGAACTATACAGCCAGAAAAAATGTCCTGCGGTTTTATCTCTTACCGATTCGGCCAGGCGCACCTTGGTTTCCATTAAATCTGTCATTTTGTTTTCGGTGTAACCTTTTCCATTGGCATCTGTGGTATGAAGATCGATTGTTCTCCACGCACCGTATTCGCCAACCAAAACCTGCCTTTGAAGATCCTCGCCATAGCTCAAAGGATTACCACCATAGGTACCCGTCCAGTTTTGAGGTATATCCCAATCTGTTCCTTTTCCGCCGTTACAGGTAGTTACTTTTCTTTGTGATGACGCTGTAGGATCAAGTTTTCTGATCAGCTCCGTGCATTCCCTTGCGAAATCTTCTGGCAAAGTACTTTCGTTTTCCAAACCCCATAATACCACCGCCGGACTGTTCCTGCGTTCTTTTACCCAGTCTGCTAATAGCGATTTAAAATTCTTCTTAAATTCGGGCGTATCATACCAGATATGAGCAGCCATTTGCGTCCAGCATAAAATGCCTTCCTTGTCCCAATAATCTGAGTACAATAAATTATGGGGTTGGTGTGCATCACGGAAGGCATTAAAACCTGCTGCTTTAATTTGCATCACCCGCGACCTGATCTGCTCGTTACTAAAAGCATGGCTCTGACCAATTAGATGCTCGTATTCGGCAATGCCATTAATAAAAACAGGTTTACCATTTAATAGAAACTGTTTCTGGTTCGCTTGTTCGCCAATAGGCCAGCTAATCCAGCGGATACCGTAAGGTGTTTTCAGCTCATCTATAACTTTTCCATTCTCCGTTATTGTAGTCTGTAAAGTATAGAGATATGGATTTTCAAGCGACCAAAGTTTCGGATTAATGATTTTATCAGTCTGTTGATCGATCTGGATTTCTTTACTAACAGGAACAGTTATTGTTTTCATCAATTCTTCAACCTGTTTTCCGTTCGAATCTAGCAATCTGTTTACAATGCTTACATTTTTAGGCTTTAAACTATAATTTTTAACTGTGGTACTCAAATTCAAAATCGCCTCCTTTTCTGAAATTTTATTATCGTTCCAAATGTGTACACCAAAGGGTTCAACTCGAACTTCGTTGGTTACGATTAAATGAACGGGACGAAAAATACCCATGGGCTGTGAGCCTTCTGAAAAACCACGTTCGGTGGAACATCCGCCATCAACCCAGGGTAAATCCTGGATGTTTGCAGGATGATCTGCTCTAACTGCCAAAATATTTTCCTGATTGTTCAGTTTAACTGCAGCGGTAACGTCTAATGTAAAAGTTGTTCGACCTCCGGCGTGATAGCCTACTTTTTTACCATTTAACCAGATGTTTGCATAAGAACCTACACCTTCGAAATATAGAAAAAACCGTTTTCCCTGTTTAATTTCTTTGGTTCTAAATGTTTTGCGGTACCAGGCATAACCATGTTTATTGCCATGAAGTTTCCGTTGGTAACCTTCGTATTGATCCCAGTTGTGTGGTACATTTACTGTTTTCCAGTTTATGGTTTTGTAGCTGCCTACCTGGAAACCATCAAAAGCATTTTTGTTTTTCTCATCGGCAATAGTGAGCCAATTGGTGTTTAAGGAAATGTCTTTCCGCATCTGTGCGGATACTTTAAGAGGTAAATTGAAACAAAACAGTACCAATAAAAGAAGCGGGTAATTTCTTCCGAAGTTTTGTAAGGTGGTGCGGTGGCAAACTTCGGAAGTATTTACAGAACTACATGCTAAGACTGACGAAATCTTCTCCCGCCAAACTCTTTTAGATTTCGTAAGTTGATTCATCGCGCTTTCAAATCTCCATTCAGTTTATAGCTTTCACCAACTTTCGTTTCAATATTGATGTTGTTATTTTTGTAATGGATTTTACAATTTCCTCCGGTTTTAGATTTTACCGTTAGCGAAGTTAATAGTCCTTTATCCCAGGTTAAATTTAATTCAAAGCCACCTCTGGCACGGAGCCCCTTAATTTCACCATGGGGAATAGCCGTTGGCAATGCCGGTAAAATATCTAAATAACCCTGATGGCTCTGTACTATCATTTCAGCCATTCCAGCTGCACCACCAAAATTTCCATCTATCTGAAAAGGTGGATGCGCATCAAAAAGATTCACATAGGAACCTGCGCCATTATTAGCTGGTTTCATTAACATTTTTACCAATTTCATGGCGTGATCGCCGTCTTTAAACCTTGCCCAAAAATTAATCTTCCAGGCCAAACTCCAGCCAGTAGCATCATCTCCACGATAAAGTAATGACTGTTTAGCCGCCTGCATCATCTTTGCGTCGCCATCCCAGGTGATGTCATTTCCAGGATAAACGCCCCATAAATGAGAAACATGGCGATGTTTGTTGGTCGTATCATCTTTATCTTCCAACCATTCTTGCAACTGGC
Encoded proteins:
- a CDS encoding DUF3826 domain-containing protein — protein: MKSSILALLLTFLSATAIFAQNNAVADKEAYTKMITERSAKIAANLGITDAKKTEKVTMIIRDQYSNLNDIYAARDIRVKAIKEKNKDNKVERDSALAKDARIVEASLAKLHKKYIGKLSSQLTNEQIELVKNGMTYNVLPITYKAYQEEILTLTDNQKKQILVWLTEAREHAMDAESSDKKHAWFGKYKGRINNYLSAAGYDLKKEGIEWEKRRKAKAQTN
- a CDS encoding fucose isomerase; translated protein: MRQGKQNEILLVSSGDLRLSANQNCWAAQLEMERKLTAAIAQFGWKVKRAHPYNSTKKHGFIDSQRMGMDIFRNIDPDQPLIVAESVWQYSHHVLAGLITHRGPILTVANWSGQWPGLVGMLNLNGCLTKAAIPYSTLWSEDFTDDFFTEGLHQWLSTGKISYDQSHVKSFALSKIPMGDDKTGRTFARNLKERKVIMGVFDEGCMGMYNAIIPDELLHKTGFFKERLSQSALYAAMMKVTDAEAEAVLDWLLQKGMTFNWGTEEETQLTKRQTLEQCKMYIAALRIADEFSCDTIGIQYQQGLKDLTVASDLVEGLLNNEDRPPVFSEDGKELYPKRALPHFNEVDECAGLDALVTYNLWKELGMTGENTLHDIRWGEYYKNDGVDGFVWLFLISGAAPPAHFIDGYAGASSDRQPAMYFRLGGGSLKGISKPGFIVWSRIYIMDNEIHCDLGVGEVVALPEEETKRRWDGTTPEWPIMHAILKGVSRDQLMARHKANHIQVVYTNYEAGAHEACRIKAAALDELGLKVHFCGDVNLTKKEIQFK
- a CDS encoding AraC family transcriptional regulator; the encoded protein is MKPHFHKVPITLQSSFSIRHDIKPDFGNIWHYHPELELHYVIKGEGVRFIGDNISNFVPDEMVLLGENLPHTWRCKDEYFQNNPDLTTEAMVIHFLPDCLGKYMLTLPEAYLIPKLFEKAKSGMVIKGKAKDKLVDLMRAAVDATNLDRIIILLSILKTLAETEEYSTIVTSKNTFYQSNESETLRINKICNYTLSNYKKDITLEEVASLSNLSVTSFCRYFKLMTKKTFYDFLIEIRVSHACRFLIENKLPTEMICFDCGFNNVSNFYRHFKKVTGMTPLDYKRKYLN
- a CDS encoding dihydrodipicolinate synthase family protein, whose product is MENSQKGFIPVMLTPFLSNGNIDYPALTQLTEIYLQAGSSGLFANCLSSEMFELSDKERIQAIKHVIKVVNGAVPVVATGTFGGEISKQADFVKEVSDAGVEAVIAITSLLAEENETDDIFNERVFDLLDQTDQIPLGFYECPVPYKRVLKPQQLADFVSTGRVIYHKDTCLNLAQIKEKLKLTSGRTFGLYDAYIVHAVESLKAGASGLSCIQGNYFPELIVWLCDHYNDEAFKNEVQVVQQFLIDNMDVMHNVYPVVSKYFLQKRGLNISTFTRRNVGSFTPSIIKEVETLFDDYTLLRNNLNIKVFI
- a CDS encoding sodium:solute symporter; its protein translation is MILVGVYFSRKNKNSEQFTKASGLIPGWAIGLSIYATFLSSNTFLGVPGKAFGSNWNAFVFSISMPLAAWIASKYFVPFYRNTGEISAYTHLEKRFGAWARVYAVVCFLLTQLARMGSIFFGIALSLQALTGYSMQVIMIVMGICIIVYTVLGGIEAVIWTEVVQAVVKTFGALLILYLIISNMPGGVSKIVEIGQSANKFSLGSFKFDFIGSSFWVVLLYGFFINLNNFGMDQNYIQRYHTASSSKAASKSIWLCVWLYIPASLLFFIIGSCLYAYYEINPDLVQSIKHQVAIERLPLHASAAEVLKVQSALQPADYGDKIMPHFMVTKIPIGLVGLIVSAILSAAMSTISSGMNASATVFSVDIYKRYFKPDVTEKQNLSLLHLATVGFGLLGMIAGIAMIGVKSILDVWWELSGIFAAGMLGLFLLGIISRQTKNHEAITATIIGIAVIIWMTFSSLLPPEYEVFRNPLHKNMIIVIGTLTIFLAGLFLTKIKNKKTKTAN
- a CDS encoding malectin domain-containing carbohydrate-binding protein, which translates into the protein MRKDISLNTNWLTIADEKNKNAFDGFQVGSYKTINWKTVNVPHNWDQYEGYQRKLHGNKHGYAWYRKTFRTKEIKQGKRFFLYFEGVGSYANIWLNGKKVGYHAGGRTTFTLDVTAAVKLNNQENILAVRADHPANIQDLPWVDGGCSTERGFSEGSQPMGIFRPVHLIVTNEVRVEPFGVHIWNDNKISEKEAILNLSTTVKNYSLKPKNVSIVNRLLDSNGKQVEELMKTITVPVSKEIQIDQQTDKIINPKLWSLENPYLYTLQTTITENGKVIDELKTPYGIRWISWPIGEQANQKQFLLNGKPVFINGIAEYEHLIGQSHAFSNEQIRSRVMQIKAAGFNAFRDAHQPHNLLYSDYWDKEGILCWTQMAAHIWYDTPEFKKNFKSLLADWVKERRNSPAVVLWGLENESTLPEDFARECTELIRKLDPTASSQRKVTTCNGGKGTDWDIPQNWTGTYGGNPLSYGEDLQRQVLVGEYGAWRTIDLHTTDANGKGYTENKMTDLMETKVRLAESVRDKTAGHFFWLYSSHDNPGRVQGGEGLRDLDRVGPVNYKGMFTPWEEPTDVLYMFRANYAPKQTEPMVYIVSHTWPNRWTKPGIKDSVVVYSNCDEVELFNDINGQSLGRRKRGVIGTHFQWNKPEIQYNVLYAVGYVNGKAVAKDQMVLQNLPESPNFNALIQDKQLTAPAQGYNYIYRVNCGGDDYTDANGSKWSADRKLTSKHNFGSTSWTADFTGIPAFFASQRRTFQPIEGTKDWKLFQTFRYGRDQLKYHFPLPDGEYQVELYFIEPWLGIGGGFDAKAMRLFNVAFNGKTVIKDLDIWKEAGSNALLKKTIKTTVKGGFLDIHFPEVKAGQAVISAIAIAGLKPGIQPAAPGSSLLSKIKNAELNSWLDIGEEQFRNENSTFTDLPSNLYGAEWLKASRGQDRIEFTATDTVDTFIALKNNSSVPQGFEDTKTSVRNSSDESFNLYRKRLVPNERIIFDSRAATVFVLPVTHLQPAYDLKTTTTYKATDGILAGKDVVKSVLMDKERVVFNAANQGSLTWQISVGVADTYSLTIKYHNPSGYILKGRLEFSSADGTLMKTESVEFVPTKTGKWNYLSTNTGSMINAGTYQLRLIATEAKGLAVDALDVQ